The region AGAAATCCGGTGAAGATGCTACAGAAACTCAAAAGTTATTAGATAGCCTAAAGAAATAAACTTCTGAAGTATTAAAATATATTAAAAAAGCTGCTTTTATGCAGCTTTTTTTGTGGGCGAAATCTAAAATCAATAATTTCGTAGCGAAAATTTAATTATGAAAAAAATATTAGCGGTTTTTATTCTAATGCTTTCCCTTGGCGGAATGCAGGCACAGGAGTATAAAAATCAGATAAAAGGGAATATGCTTTTTGCACCTCTTGGGATTTTGAATGTAGGATATGAACACGCTTTTAATCAGCACTGGACTGGTCAGGCTGATATTTTCATCTCTCCGTGGAAGTCTTTTGCAGGAAGACATCTGCAAATCTATATGGGACATGTGGAAGCCCGTTATTATTTTACAAAAGCCATGGAGAAATGGTATGTGGGGGCTAATGCAGGTATGGGAGTCTACAATATGCAGAAATGGAACTATTGGAATTCGGATATGTATCAGAAAGGCTTTAACTTCATGTTGGGAGCAACTATTGGTTATCAGGTTAAGCTAAGCAATCGTTGGAGTATAGATTTATATGTAGGAGGTGGTACATCTCAGAGTTTCTACCATGGATGGTATAAAGATAAATATCCAAGACAGCGTTATGATTCTGCGCAAGCCTGGAATAAAAGCGGTGAATTTATTCCGTTCCGCGGCGGAGCAATGATTTCTTATAAATTTTAGTGATGAAAGACTTATTTAATAATTCTAAATACTACGTTATTATCGTATTGACCTTCGTTATTGTTTTCCTGATGAATTATATAGGAAATGATGCACCGGATAAATTATCCAGAGCACTAATGAATGGGGGAGCGGGAGCAGTAGGAATTGCAGTCGGACTTATTATTTATCAGCGCGGAAAAGGCGGCGATAATAAACATCACGATATAGACTAAAAATAAGAGGCTCCGGAATTCCTGAGCCTTTTTTAATATTTATATAATATTTTATGCTTCTAGTAGTGCTATGTAAACTATAAAATCACAAAACTGGTTATTTGTAATTTTATTACGAATGTTTTGTATACAAGATTTAGCAATAGATATAATACAATTAATTTTGTACTAACTTCTAACTTCGTAATTAGTTCGGGTAGACTACATATTTCTGTCTTGTCTTCTCAAAGTCTTCAAGTCCTTTTTTCCAGGAAGCTTTAATCTGCTCCTGAGACAATCCACTTATAATCTGCTTTCTCAGCTGATCGGATCCTGCAAGTGTATCAAAGAATAAGTTTTTTAGGAAGAAATCACCTTTACCTGCGGGGCTTTTGTAATCTTTATAAGCTTTAATTAACCATTCCAGATTAATTCCGGTTAATGCTTCCGGATAATTTCTTAAATCTTCACCGAAGCATTCCTGACCGTTAAGTGGAGGGTTCTTAGAACCATAAGAAGGTTTTGGTGTAAACTTAAAACTGAAATCTTTTGTATAAGGAGATCCGTAAGCCTGGAAAGGAAATTCTGTTCCACGACCTAAAGAGATATTGGCTCCTTCAAAAAAGCAAAGGCTTGGATAGAGATTAATTGCTTTATCATTTGGTAGATTAGGTGATGGCTTTTCTAATATACCATAACGTTGTTTCTTGTGGTAATTAGCCATTTTGACAACAGTATATTTCGCTTTGATATTATTTTTAAGCCAGCCTTCACCATTTACCATATTACCATACTCTCCAATAGTTAAACCATATATAACCGGAATTTCGTGCATGCCTACAAAAGAGGTCCATTTTTTATTTAGTACGGGACCGTCGGTATAGCCATCATGTGGATTTGGCCTGTCCAGTACAATAACTTCTTTACCAGCTTCTGCAGCAGCTTCCATTACATAGGTTAATGTGGATATATAAGTGTAAAATCTGACACCTACATCCTGTAAATCGAATAAAATGATATCAGAATCACTAATCTGCTCTGGTTTTGGCTTTTTATTGTTTCCGTAAAGAGAAACAATAGGTAAACCAGTTTGTTTGTCTATATCGCTTTTAACATGCTCTCCGGCATCTGCATTTCCCCTGAAGCCATGTTCCGGTGTGAATATTTTGGTAATATTTACCTTTTTAGAAATAAGAAAATCCACAAGGTGGGTATGTTTGCTATCGCTAAGTACACCTGTCTGATTGGTTAGAACAATTACTTTTTTATTTTTTAATAAGGGCAGGTATACCTCCGGCTGATCGGCTCCGGTTTTAAAAATTGCGGCATTCTGAGCATTAAAAAATGACTGAAAGCCAAAATAGATTAGGCAGATCAGAACTAAATTTTTAATTTTGAGGCTAAAATTCATACGCTTGAAATTTCCTTTATATTATTCACGCAAGATAGCATTTTCCAAGGATAACAAAAATAACCTTTCCCGAATTATCATATTCATCGGGAGGCTTTCTGTAGCATTAGGGATTATAGTATCTCTTATTACAGTTTGTACCGGATTGGGAGCGAAGAAAGCGATCAAGGAAAGAATGGCAGATTTTTCCGGTCATATTTCTGTAAAGTCAGCACAATCGGATAATTCTTATACTTCTTCTGTACTTAATAAAGCCGGACTGGATTATAATAAAATCCAGAAGACTCCTTCTGTAGCTTCTGTTCAGTCTTATGCTATGGTAAGTGGTATAATGAGGAATGAAAAAAGTTTTGACGGAGTTGTATATAAAGGAGTAGGTAAAGATTTCGACAGAGAGCGTTTTGAGAAATTTATGATTTCCGGAAGTATTCCAAAATATGATGAAAATGGATATAACAATGAGGTTATTGTATCCGGTAAAATAGCTACAGACCTTGGTCTGAAGGTAAAAGACTCTATAGTAGCCATATTTTCTAAAGAAGATCAAAAACCTGTTTACCGAAAATTTGAAGTAGCCGGAATTTATAAAACAGATATCAAACTGATCGATGACCTTTTTGTAATAGGAGATATTAATCAGGTTCGTAAGATTCAGGGAATGGATAAGTCTGATATTGGCGGACTGGATATCTACCTGAAAGACATTGATGACATAGATAAAGAATATCCTAAAATAGAGGAGCTGATAGGATATAAAAACTATGCAGAAAAAGCAACAGAAATGTATCCGCAGATTAATGACTGGGTGAATATATTTGATACCAATATCGGTCTTATTATAGCTATTATGCTTATAGTAGTTGTGATCAATATTATCATGGTGTTGCTAATCCTTATAATAGAAAGAACAAATTCCATCGGTGTATTGAAAACATTGGGCGCAACCAATTTCCAGATTCGTTCGGTATTTATTAATAACACATTGCTTATTATGATTCCGGGGCTGGTAGCCGGGAATTTAATCGGGTTAGGGTTGCTGTTCATACAGAAATACTTTGGAATTATAAAACTGAATCCGGATAATTACTTTATTAGTGTAGTTCCGGTAGATCTTAATATTCTCTATATTCTCGGGATTTCTGTGGGAATCCTTCTTATTGCTGCCTTAGCGATGATTGTACCAAGTTACCTGATTAGTAAGATATCGCCCGTAAAGTCTATAAAATACAACTAGATGTTTTATCTGATAGTTTTTGTATGCAGCTTTCTGGCATTTGGCATAAGTGCAATATGTGGAGGAGGTGCAGGACTAATGCTTATCCCTGTCCTTAACCGTTTTTTATCGGTGGTTCAGGTGCCTGCAGCTTTATCAATTGGTACTGCCAGTAGCTCTGTATCCCGGATTGCTATTTTTTATAGAGACATTAACTGGAAAGTTGTTCGTTATTTTTTGCCAACAGCTTTGCCGGCAGCATGGCTGGGAAGCTGGCTGCTGAGCTATATTAATCCGATTTGGATAGAATTATTAATGTCAATCTTCCTTATCAGCAATCTTCCGCAGGTATTCAAGAATAAAAAGAAAGATTATGAAGCCGAAAAAGGGCTAAAATCATGGTCTTTGCTTATCATTGGTTTTTTTGCAGGATTTATATCCGGAATTACTGGCGCAGTAGGACTATTGTTCAATAGGTTTTACCTGAGATTTGGGATGTCCAATCAACAGATTGTAGCAACCAGAGCTGCAAATGAAGTAGTCTTGCACATTGTGAAGCTTATTATGTACATCTATTTTGGGCTATTTACATTAATGACGCTAAAAGTA is a window of Elizabethkingia anophelis R26 DNA encoding:
- a CDS encoding sulfite exporter TauE/SafE family protein, whose translation is MFYLIVFVCSFLAFGISAICGGGAGLMLIPVLNRFLSVVQVPAALSIGTASSSVSRIAIFYRDINWKVVRYFLPTALPAAWLGSWLLSYINPIWIELLMSIFLISNLPQVFKNKKKDYEAEKGLKSWSLLIIGFFAGFISGITGAVGLLFNRFYLRFGMSNQQIVATRAANEVVLHIVKLIMYIYFGLFTLMTLKVGLVVAAAAVLSSYVMKRVLPKISMKWFHQIGFSAMVISGIIMLIGFFTKAQKDENASLYTTWERKGLRSHLTWSEDNYTIEFKWSEGFEFEKVITYDQLPEDKRRFVDSLSVQYKHRVFEVVKSFKGTSYEVYFLDENGKLIKKLDF
- a CDS encoding DUF3575 domain-containing protein, which produces MKKILAVFILMLSLGGMQAQEYKNQIKGNMLFAPLGILNVGYEHAFNQHWTGQADIFISPWKSFAGRHLQIYMGHVEARYYFTKAMEKWYVGANAGMGVYNMQKWNYWNSDMYQKGFNFMLGATIGYQVKLSNRWSIDLYVGGGTSQSFYHGWYKDKYPRQRYDSAQAWNKSGEFIPFRGGAMISYKF
- a CDS encoding ABC transporter permease, which produces MKFPLYYSRKIAFSKDNKNNLSRIIIFIGRLSVALGIIVSLITVCTGLGAKKAIKERMADFSGHISVKSAQSDNSYTSSVLNKAGLDYNKIQKTPSVASVQSYAMVSGIMRNEKSFDGVVYKGVGKDFDRERFEKFMISGSIPKYDENGYNNEVIVSGKIATDLGLKVKDSIVAIFSKEDQKPVYRKFEVAGIYKTDIKLIDDLFVIGDINQVRKIQGMDKSDIGGLDIYLKDIDDIDKEYPKIEELIGYKNYAEKATEMYPQINDWVNIFDTNIGLIIAIMLIVVVINIIMVLLILIIERTNSIGVLKTLGATNFQIRSVFINNTLLIMIPGLVAGNLIGLGLLFIQKYFGIIKLNPDNYFISVVPVDLNILYILGISVGILLIAALAMIVPSYLISKISPVKSIKYN
- a CDS encoding exo-beta-N-acetylmuramidase NamZ family protein — encoded protein: MNFSLKIKNLVLICLIYFGFQSFFNAQNAAIFKTGADQPEVYLPLLKNKKVIVLTNQTGVLSDSKHTHLVDFLISKKVNITKIFTPEHGFRGNADAGEHVKSDIDKQTGLPIVSLYGNNKKPKPEQISDSDIILFDLQDVGVRFYTYISTLTYVMEAAAEAGKEVIVLDRPNPHDGYTDGPVLNKKWTSFVGMHEIPVIYGLTIGEYGNMVNGEGWLKNNIKAKYTVVKMANYHKKQRYGILEKPSPNLPNDKAINLYPSLCFFEGANISLGRGTEFPFQAYGSPYTKDFSFKFTPKPSYGSKNPPLNGQECFGEDLRNYPEALTGINLEWLIKAYKDYKSPAGKGDFFLKNLFFDTLAGSDQLRKQIISGLSQEQIKASWKKGLEDFEKTRQKYVVYPN